tttctgttattaaaaGACTTGCAAGTTAAAGTCTGTACAGGAGAATTCTCTACAGCTTCTCTAAAGGAGAAAATacagagtaatgaaaatgttatttcctgCAAAACTGTAAGCCTTATATGCCTCAAATTCATACGGTGAAGCTCAACTCATGATACTTAGAAGAAATAATTGAGTTTGAATTGAATTTGAAAAGGCTTCCACACCCTTTCTCCTAATGTTTTCTGATagtcatgtgttttattttttttaaatgaataaatgacattttttacatGTGTTGAATACTTTGGATTTGttgattataaattttattatattaaaatatttaaaaatatctggggAACATAAGGTATTCATTAATTGAATTacaataaatcttattttatgaTCTTTGGCATTATCATAAGATAAAAACTGtgtactctttctctcacatACTGTTTTATATGGTTTATTATGCTTTTTCTTGACAGATTTCAGCATCttcaaatgtgctttttttttttttattcccacagGTTTAAGGGGTATTTGGAACATGAAGCTCAGTATTTAGTAACTCAATTTATTGACTGAACTCTAAGGATAATAATAGTTATGGGGAGTGGCTCCTTACTGTgatgcatttataaaaattatcttgGATGACAAAACTATTATGCAAAATATAGACATTAATTTATTCAGTATATACTAATTGCTAATCCAATTCTATACGCTAATGTCCACCAACCCATGTCCTATTTAATGAGGTtgagaaaaataacaacatattgtgactatttcctttctgttttatcATATCAATTTGTTCATTAATAGCCATCACAGAATGCACATCTCATTTCTAATGTAGCAgcataagcatatgaaaaataaaacagtcatcactcttaaaatgtttaacatttaacGAGAAGCTGAAACATCATTATtacattggttaaaaaaaattttaagattctttttaggTTAGTTCTGATTTGTATTACATCCTCTGTAAATTAAATAGGTTGAATACTTGGGAATATTATATTAAAGTAAATTATTAATTAGAAAGTATATATTTGTGTgactatgtatgtgtgtatctgtaaGTGCCCATGAACTTGTGTAtgtgcatacacatgcacacttgGGGAATTATTAGGTGTATACGTTAATATTTCTTTATCCCACTAGTCAATTATGTCAAATATTAGCAATTTCTTAAGATGCAAAATAACATGCATCATAGCTCTCCCTATGCAGTGTTACCATTACTAAATAAAGTAGGATTGCATTTTTCTACTTAAGTTTTAAGCTTTTGATTGCCTAACATCctttaaaattcaaaacccaTATTATATGCAATCCTATTACTACAGTTGCTTTCACTACTTGGAAATGTACTTTTCTGAGCTAATTTATGTGATTAATCTCTCAGATGGTTCTGTGATGTCACACTGGTATAAAATCTTATTGGGGATATCAGGAACAGTAAACGGTATACTGGTTTTGACTTTGATCTCCCTATCTTTACTGGGTAAGTTAAAAGATcttgaataaaaatatggaaaatgtttaCTCTTTTCTTATGACTTTTCAtactcattcatccatttgttcattttttgttaacaaacttaaaaagaagCTACTATGTATAAAGCTGTATATTGTACTCCATAGTAATGTATTTAATATGTAATCAAATCAGATAAGTATCTTGTTCTCAAATGGCATAGaatctaaaaggaagaaaatgtgtgtatgtgtgtgtgtgtgtgagagagagagagagagatgtatatTAGGAAGCCATGTTTTTTGATTTCTTAGAAACCTGTGAATAGATAGAATTCCatgatttttcttagaaatttttatatgttgtatgtaaaattgtatttaatttatacTATGTACTACTATATCCCAAGGTTTACTGCAAatttccagaattaaaaaaaaaacctctcaaaacaaaaaaaaaaaaacaaaaaatgaataaacatggtGAGAAATCTCTaatgaaataaacagatttttaaataagtaattatgGTAGAATGGGCTAAGCACAGTGTCATAGGTTTCAGAAAAACATGACATCAAGAAAGCATGGAAAGAGCATGTATACTCTTTAGAGAGggaattttgctttatttactcCTGTATCACCAGTTCTTAGCATGATGCCTGGCACAGAATAGTTCctcaacaaatatgtattctGTAAGTGATTTAATTAtgtaatatttgaaattatttttcattaaataaacatgaaaataagaaagaaactttCTAGTTATCTCTTCAGTTGTTTCTTGTTCTAATCATCAGAATCACTCCAAAGAATTTCTGTCTGGAGCACTGCACAGGGAAAAGATATTTACCCAGtgttaaaataattctgtttttaagtttctcAGGGAATATTGCTAAAATGCCAAGAAGCAAAGAATTCAAATATCACCCAACATGATGATATTGGAAACCTGATAATGAACAGTGACACAAGAGGAAATATAACTAATAAGGATAGAAGTTACTGTGGTTCAAAAGCTACAGGTATATCTCAAGATTTTGGCCtgtatttgttttaattgttttggctttctaagtttaaaaaatcttatttaacaGTTATGCAGATTTACATTAACAAAGATTTGATATCAATCtacttttcattcaaaatttcatatatctatatctacatatacatatgtatatatatataatttattactttttttgtaGTGGGAGGGTAGTATCagtgaaaaaataacaaagaggCTCTTCCTTGCAGGAGTTTAAAATCAAATTGAAACCCATAAACATGGCAAGTCAATTGTGATTATAAGGCAGTATGTAAATAACTATATTTTGTctcttatttattctgttttgaaatacaaaatgaataaaagtaattttatgtaataaatgaTTCATTATGATTTTGTGCTTAGAACTTCCAATTatacaaaattttggaaaaaccATGCTTTCTACTTCCAATTTTGCTTTAGTTTAACTTTAAAGTGTTTAACTTTTGGGGCCTTCAATATCTATTTTATAGTAATGTACAAAGTGTGTAGATTAAtttgttttatgattatttacCAAAGGATTttccctaggggtgcctgggtggctcagtcagttaggcgttgGACTCTTGCTTTCtggtcaggtcacgatcttgggatcctgggagcgagccccaagtagggcttcacactcagtgggggggtctgctggagtttctctctccctttctctttgctcctccctccattctaaataaataaataaataaatagataaaatcttttaaaaaaaggattttctctAGTCTACTAGTTTATGTTATTCTCTTGATCACATatgaaaatgtcatatatattttgtttacttattgatactgttttgttttggattatCTATCTGTTTTACATGTACAAGTCCCAAACTAATTGAAATACTATAATTTTAACACGTATTTTTGACCATGACTATTTAATTTATCATTATGTTGGGTATTATAATGGAACATTTTCAGAGATAAGGAAACTTTGATAGGTAAATGTGGAATCATATAGATAACATTAAGCCTTCCTTAAAATTAGTCTAACTACTGTATATCGAGCTGTAAGGTATTAATTTCCattaggtttttcttcttttttaaatgaggaaatatccacaaacattttattttaaaataaaataattcagggtgcctgggtggctcagttggctaaagcctctgcctttggctcaggtcatgatcccagggtcctgggattaaaccccgcactgggctctctgttcagcagggaacctgcttccccctctctctctgcctgcctctgcccgtCCAGCCGGAGAAAGACACCTGAAAGTAGGGCTGGGAGatttaaggaaaagagagagagagagagagagagcgggctCAGGAGGACTACTCCATCTCAGGCGAGTAGcaactttatttcttcatgtaaccaCTTTTATACAGCTTCAGCACAATGCTGGTATCAATACTCAATCATATACGTCAGTGAAAAATGAGTCAGGCAGGATGTTAATAGGCTATTAGCCTCCAGACTTTTGTGATAATCTTAAGGTTCCAAGAATGTGTTTTTTCTCAAGATAAGTCATAAGTGAATCACATAAAACTACACAGATGTTATTTTCACCCTGAATAGCCTTTCAGAGTCAAGCCATGGGAGCATCCCCGCTGGACTTGCTCCAAGTTCCCTTGGCACACAAGGGCGTCCCCAGGTGTGTCCAAGTTCACTTCTTATCCAGGCTTCCAGAGCCATAACAACGCAGTTCCCAAcatgcctctgcctacttgtgatctctgtctgtcaaataaataagtaaaatctttataaaaataaaataaaacaattcaataGCATTAGGACATTTGAATGTGCAACAACTATATCTATCTAgatccaaaacattttcatcacccaaaaagaaattctattctCAGTTAGCAATTGCCCATTTCCTCTCACCCAGCCTTTAACagccactaatctgctttctgtctctgtggatttaccTATTTTAGACTTTCATATAATGGAATCACAGACTATTTcactttttgtgttttgcttctttcacttagcataatgttttcaagattcacccatgttgtatcATATATCAgcattttattcccttttatgaCTGGAGAACAGGTTCCTCTGAATATATATCACAATTTGCTGAAGATGGCAATACTGATCAAAGAGATCTGCATATTCAAagaaattcttatcaaaattccaatggccttttttcatgaaaatggaCAAggtgatcctaaaattcatgtgaaaTTGAAAGAAATCCTGGATagcaaaaacaatcttgaaaaagaagaattagcTTGGAAGATTCATATTTTCCAATGTTAAAACTTAATAGGATGGGGAGAATGAATAGTGACTGCAATTTACaggattttattttggggtgatgaaaatagtTTGAAATGAGATAGTAGTTATGCTTACACATTGTAGCTATACTAAAATCCATGGCATTTCAAATTTAAGGTAATTAAAATGGTGATTTTATGTCAGATGAATTTAACTTTAACAAAGATAGGAGAATTTAATGGCTGGAAGTTTGAATAGTTACACTGACCTgaactcatattttttttttatttttttttttaatttccagcataacagtattcattatttttgcaccacaccccgtgctccatgcaatccgtgccctctataatacccaccacctggtaccccaacctcccaccccccgtcccttcaaaaccctcagattgtttttcagagtccatagtctctcatggttcacctccccttccaattttattcattcaattcaCTTTCTCTCATTATTATGCCAAAGTTTCAGATATTCTCAATTGAAGACCtaggtttaatttaatttaagaaaatcaaagaacttgAACTTATAATTATATAGAGGCCAAAAAACTATTATGCTCAACATTATTTAATATCAAAAGGGAGTTATTAAGTAAGATTTATGCatacaaaaagagagaaatcttaaAGCTTTCTATAATTAAATTCTAAGTGAAtggtataaataatatttaatctcACATATAGCATTAATGCAATTTACAACTTAAATGGCTGATGTTATTTTAGTAATTACATTAGATCcgggaatgaaaaagaaatccccTTTTGTCTAAGTTTTTCTTCATcttactaaattaattttttaattcccaAGAATTATCATTTGTAATTTGGACATCTTGTAAATCTGAACACTTTGTTGTGAGTGATTTTATCATACAGCTCCACTCTTATTTATACAACACAGAAGTATTCAATTTTCAGAGATacatatataactttattttctttatttcctccattTCCCTGTAGAGTTGTGCCCATCGGAATGGCTCAAATATCAAAAAAAGTGTTATTGGTTCtctaatgaaatgaaaagttgGAGTGACAGTTATGGGTATTGTTTGGGAAGGAAATCTCATCTACCAATCATTCAGGACCAACTTGAAATGGTAAGTGGTTTAGTGTCAGGGTTATGGCATTAGTCTCTGTACAGATAAAAGTGGTTTTCCTCAAGACAATTatcagatgatttcactcatatgtggaatttaagaaacaaaacagaggatcataggggaaaagagggaaaaaaaaaagatgaaatcagagaaggagacacaccataagagactcttgactataggaaacaaactgagggttgctggaggggaagtggaagggaagatggggtaactgggtgatgggtattaaggagggcacatgatgtaatgagcactgggtgttatatgcaactgatgaatcactaaactctacctgtgaaactaataatacactgtatgttaattacttgaattaaaaaagaaaacattatgctaaatgaatgaaaaaaaaaaaaaagaaagaaaggttttccTCAAGGGGTACCTtagtggttcaatcagttaagcatctgacttgatttcagctcaggtcatgatctcagggtcctgacatcaagGCCCCCTttagctccccactcagcacagaggGTACATGggattccctctttcttttcccctctgcccatcccctcactcacacacacacactctctctcagtccttctaaaataaatcaataaaatctttttaaaaaatggcttttctcaaatttcttcccattccttctATTAAAGTATcatttatcttgattactgagtTTTTGCATCCTCCTAAATTTTGTGCTCAATGCCAGTGCCTCACTTGGCTCATGCTAATCCTGGGCGGaatatttatattcaatttaCAAGtgatatacatgtatgtgtatgtatgtatgtaatatatattgtatgtaaatAAGTTATGAATTCATTAGTATAAGAATGTTCATGTAGGATGCTAACTGTCCAATAAAATTCTAAATCTTACTTAGTATGTCTACGtcattaaaatattctgttcatTGAGTTACTCTTTACTCACTTCTTAGGCTTTTATACAGAAAAACCTAAAACAAGCAAATTACGTGTGGATTGGGCTTAACTTTACATCCCTAAAGAGGACATGGACTTGGGTGGATGGTTCTCCATTAGATTCAAAGACGTGAGTCTTTCCAAAAACACTGTCTGACTTTCTGTCTATTGTAGAACTTATCTTCATAAACTACCTCTAAGTTCACCAAAATCTAATCTGAAATAATTCTTGATACTAATGaatttgaaaagatgaaaatcaATTTAATGTTCACTGGAGTAATGATGgatattttggtttgttttcaaaacaaaaagatttgaaaacagtaattattttgcatttattgtttaaatatagaacaatggaaaaaagactagAACAGGGATATGGACACAGATTTACTCTTAGGTCTGTCATTTCTAACAGATTCTTTGCGAACTCCGTGCTAATCACAAAGTGAGTCTAAGTCACAGAGATATTGTAACTTCTAGTAAATCAAGGGATTTGAAAATGCCCTGAAATCTGAATGGCCTTTTAACTAAAGGAGGGTATTAGCTGCAAACACAAATGGATGTCTTCAGCAACAGTGATTAACAATATATTTATCCCTTCCTCTACAGATTTTCCATAAAAGGGCCAACTAAAGAAAATAGCTGTGCTGCCACCAAGGAAAGCAAAATTTATTCTGAAACCTGCAGCAGTGTTTTCAGATGGATTTGTCAATCAATCAATAATCAATGATCAAAGTTTTTTGccaattaagttttaaaattaatattaaggagtaagaatttaaaagcacaattaaaaaatagaacttgattaaacaacaaaatgtcttcTCTATTTCCCCTCCATCATCTACATGGATCCCAACCTTAGAGTACACCATGTAAACAATCTAAAATATGCCCTTTCAATGTTTTATGTGGTAATATAATAAAGTATGAGTCCATGCATTCATACTCAGGATTTTTATTCGCTTTCATTTTACAACAAATGTGATCAAATTACATCTGCTTTTCTGTATTGTGCTTGTTTAATTTGTAACAATATCCTATGCAAATTTCATACAATTCTGAGTTGCATTATAGtgtggatttatatatatatatatttttactggtTTGTTGATAAGCATTAactttgttttcaagttttttctGCTGTAAACTATGCTGCAATAAACACtctgaacatctttttaaaaagtagtacctttttttctttgatataaaCCTTAAAACTGGATTTGTAACTCAAAAGCATTAGATATTTGGTTTGCTTTAGATTTTATACAATTTTCATCTAAATTTAGAAACTCTCATAAACGTATAACATTACAGGTACAGAGCAAAAGCACTTTCCTTCTTCCCGAACCTCTTGAGAATTACTTGCCAGATtgatacattttattatgaaaatttcaaGTATCATTGGATACTTTTGTGCATATTTTCTACAAAAATTCCTCCACTTAATCACAACTAAGTGatcaaaattaataaactagCATCAACACAGTGCTACCATCTAGTTCTCAGACTCTCTTTAAGGTTTGTCAGTTGTCTCTAAAGGATCCAGCTCAGAATCATCTTCTGCGTTTAGTTATGCCTCTTTAATCTCCTTCCCTTTGGAATAGTTCTTTGGCCTTCCTTGTTATTCACAACTTGACACTTCGGAATACTACAACCCAGTTTTTCTGCAAAATGCTCTTTAATCTCAATCTGTCTGATTATTTCTCATTGTCATATTCAACTGCTCCTTGGCAGAAACAGTGAGAAGTTCTTATTGCATCCCGTCAGGAGgcacacatatttatttgttccattgTTGATGCCATTGACTTTGTTCACATGCTTAATGTGATATCTATCAGACTTCACataaagtttctctttctctttgtaattaattaatattttgtggACAATAACAAAGATGGCTTTAACATTCCCTTCAGCTTGGTTAAATTTTAGACAAGCTTTGTTCTTCCTATCTTATGAGGCCCTGACTCCTCATTTTTAGACCATTTAAGTTAGGAAATTTGTGATTGGAAATTCTGTGTCTGCttctttgagatgtaaatctttCAAAGAGCTTTTTAAAGGCTTTACAACCCAGAAGTGCCTATCTTAAGGACCAGAGAGTCATTCTTTTGAAATGTAACTAACCATCAAGAAAAGTGGCACCTCTATTTCTTAGCTTCTGTGGGAAGGTAGGGGGCTAACTTCAGTGGGCACCTAGATCCAAGTTGTAAAGCAAACATTACAGGTACAGAGCGAAATCtctgtcaggctccttgcttggttgggagcctgctgctcctccctctctcctgctgtgctctctctcaataaataaatgaaatctctcaaataaaagaaatctttaaaaaagagaaagagccaaCTGTTagaagcattttctttaaaatgtgaaactaattaaaaaaacaagagttgTAAAACTCTCTCCTATCATGAAGACCCGCAAAAGCTGGCAGACACATATGGTGTATGATCGCCGCCCCCGACCCTAGCTCTGCAAAACACTGCTGTCCTCTGTTTCAGCAGATTGTAGTTCTCTAGAATAATGTAAACAATTACATTTCCATATaaaaaagtaactattttaaaaaataataaaattacatagtTGGAATAGCATAAATTTCAGATACATTTAATGGGGAcacatataataaataacatgacTTATTAGAAAAACTATAAATCATACAAGATGATAAACACAAtacaacatatatattataaattaataaaaaaaattttaaatatagcacTCTCCAAATTGATTTGTAGATCCTGTGAAATTAATTACaggcattttctaaaattgatatagaaaaaaaaagatcaaggcaacctgaaaagaagaaaaataagtcaaagtAAGTTATTTTGACAATTATCAAGATGAATTATCAGGTTCGAACATTAAAGTAGTGAAgtgttgaaaattaaattatacagagggaaagaaaaaaagggtgaCAAATATCAGGTATCCATGTCAGTTAATGCATTTTCCGCCtacaaatccattttctttctgtgtagCATCTAGCCGTTGCTGCACCATTATCATCTAAGTAAGCACATTTTTCACTTCCTCTCACAGGAAACCTATGATAAAGGGATTAAACACCAAGAATGAAAAAATCCTGTGATTTCTCGCTTGCCCAAtaaccccattaaaaaaaagaaaaatctttccagTGTCCTGAAAAGTGTGCTGTGGTACAGTACTCTCTTGTTAAGGGGAAGATAACCTGTACCAAATTAGACCCTAAAAGTTTCTCTTCCAAGAATTTATACCTGTTAAACTGACATTAAGAGAGTTATGTGTAATCAGCAGAACTACCAGTTTATATGAACCAATAGTTCTCAACACAAGGtgatttttgctttgtgttcCCTACTTCACCCCccaatacacacatacacaagtgacacttggcaacatctggagacattcTGGATTTTCATAAGTGGAGGGGGGCACCTCTCTAATAGGCAGAAGCAAGAAGCTCTGCTAACATTCTAAAATGCACAAGACAGaactccctccccacagcaaatAATTATTCAGCTTAAAATGTCAGTAGTGTTGCTGTTGAGAAATTCTAATATGAACTAAATGGCTAAATGGCTGGTGGTCACCATTTAGGGAGGTTATGTGGAGGTCATATGTGCAGTAAATTTTGCAAAATGGAAGATATGAAGAtataaatcaagttaaaatgaacaGGAAGTTTAACTTGAACTGTAAAAGGTGTCAGCAAACAACATGAAGCTtgaagaataaatacaaattgGAGAATATAGGTTAAAAGCAGGCATatgtttcttggaatttttttttttttggtctgcgtTTATGAATCTATGgtctatattttcaaaataaccagCAAAGATCTTCCTTCTTATATCTTGATTTCCAACCTCCCTGGTTGATTCTTAGAACTAATGCATCTTAGAACTAATTGATTTTCATCCTTTCAAATTCATTAGTATCAAGAATTATTTCAGATTAGATTTTGGTGAACTTAGAGGTAATACATGATACAATTTTCCCTATCTCATTTTTCCAACACACACCCAAACCTTGGGCTCTAGAGAAAGGCAGCTAATGTAGTTTCTGGAGAAGGCTGTGTTatctaaatttaaataatctctcaaagaaagaaactcaCCGTTTGTTAAATATGGTTCCTTTTACCCATCGTCCTGTTTGATTTTCTGTCATCTCCAGCCCAATCCAGTGATCAGAAGTGCATTTGTATCGCTTAAGAAATCCCTTTAGAGACAAAATAAATTTCgtatgttttttagtttttgctaCAACCTATTGCATCCCCCCCTGCTTTGCAGGTTTTGAAGGGCAAGGCAACAAACGTTCAACTCCCACTTCACCAGAAAATAGCTATGGGAttttgaaaaagcatttcacCCTCTGACCCTTAGTTTTCTAACTTGTAAACAAAGATGTGAGGTAAGTTTTCTTTAAGATACCTTTTGATTCCAAATTGATAAATACTCAATATGGAAATCTATAACTCCAGGATTTTAATATTGTAAGTGCCTGGAAAACTAAACGTTGCAACTGACTTCCTACACAGCTTTTCTAATCATCGGatatttattataatgtttttcCACTTCACAGTAAATATTAGtatattgattttaatattatattttacttcatattCTCTCCCAAAAGTATTGCATggacacatgcacatacacacatacacacacacacacacacctttcatATATCCAATTCTTTTAGaatttaattctcaaattttatttttcagccaaaaatttctatttctaaagagatctttcaggagaaaaatataactatatcctcatatttctccttttctccttattCATTCAATGCTGAAATTTCTTGCTGCCTTGGAACCTTTTTAACCATACAGTTATATACAGAAAGTCATTGAGTCTATTATGCCACTTAATAGCTGGGAAACCACAAAATTGGTATTGTATCATTCCATGTTCCAattttatgataaatataaaGGATACAGTTTACAACACTATGGTCCATTCCTGTCTATAACAGTGACACTAACAAtaacctttgacattttaatataccattttttgcataatttaataaatttatttgaaaaaaattaactcattgAGCTAAGCTTTGGGTTTGTAAAAGAACAGATTAGTCAAACACTGTGTCTGAATTCACAGAGTTTCATTTATAGTGAAGAAACTAATGTAAACGTAGGGTTAGAAAATATCTTCCTGGATAAGGAGAAGAATGTCACTGTAATAAATACAAAGTGAAATTTTAGTTTACAAGAAGTATCTGAATCTTTATAAGGCAATTGCATAGCAGGTGTGCTTTAAGAGGTGTATCTGGAAGGGAAGAATAGGATATTCCATAATGAAAACAGAGGATAAGGAAGAAGAGGGCAATTCATATTCTAGCCTTAGGAAAGAGCTtgcttgaaggaaaaaaaaagtgagaaaggatAAATGTATTGACAATCACAGTATGTATGTTATTGGATAATTGGGAAGATCGGATGAGTTTCAGTAGTTGTGGTCTTAGTGACATGGAACAGAGATGGGCATTTCCTAAAGCCTCTCCTAGGAaacatgttaattattatttgcCTTCTAAAAGAATACCCATGTGGTTTCTTGTTAAAGCTGCAAGATAATTTTACATAGGTGGAAATAggtatgaaaaatatttcatgaaacaaGCTGTCTTTCATTTTAACtaaggaaaacattttgtaatttaagtaaacaaatacgatattttaattaaaccattttaaataaacagtCCTTTATTTTTATCACTCCTTCACAGATAGCTTTACttcattttgttgcttaaattttGCCCAgattatatagtaaatatagGCATCtattaccttcaaaatatatcaggAAATTGTAAGATCAAAGTCTCTTTTCTTGATCCAAAGAGTACAATcatttttatctgatatgtttAATAA
This genomic interval from Mustela erminea isolate mMusErm1 chromosome 6, mMusErm1.Pri, whole genome shotgun sequence contains the following:
- the CLEC2B gene encoding C-type lectin domain family 2 member B isoform X2 — its product is MKKNKLIFLGLKNSYKKILIYILLAISFIVINIAITGIGLVCKSTRDSCPDDWIGFQKKCYYFSKEEQDWNSSRHNCVTQHADLTMIDTDEEMGFLKRYKCTSDHWIGLEMTENQTGRWVKGTIFNKRSLTEITSRQRHVGNCVVMALEAWIRSELGHTWGRPCVPRELGASPAGMLPWLDSERLFRVKITSV
- the CLEC2B gene encoding C-type lectin domain family 2 member B isoform X3, coding for MTQSPLILTQTDHRNQGTDEKKQGLVCKSTRDSCPDDWIGFQKKCYYFSKEEQDWNSSRHNCVTQHADLTMIDTDEEMGFLKRYKCTSDHWIGLEMTENQTGRWVKGTIFNKRSLTEITSRQRHVGNCVVMALEAWIRSELGHTWGRPCVPRELGASPAGMLPWLDSERLFRVKITSV
- the KLRF1 gene encoding killer cell lectin-like receptor subfamily F member 1, which codes for MEDEDRYMTLNLQLKKRSSSQTSQVKFKDGSVMSHWYKILLGISGTVNGILVLTLISLSLLVSQGILLKCQEAKNSNITQHDDIGNLIMNSDTRGNITNKDRSYCGSKATELCPSEWLKYQKKCYWFSNEMKSWSDSYGYCLGRKSHLPIIQDQLEMAFIQKNLKQANYVWIGLNFTSLKRTWTWVDGSPLDSKTFSIKGPTKENSCAATKESKIYSETCSSVFRWICQSINNQ